A single window of Gossypium hirsutum isolate 1008001.06 chromosome A10, Gossypium_hirsutum_v2.1, whole genome shotgun sequence DNA harbors:
- the LOC107896224 gene encoding uncharacterized protein has product MSFSLKLTPNFVLHIPDPHRGFNEISFLSISGIRNSRSLVSQNSKKLSCSINGDNNIVYGPTDDGNYSTNNEGSTAGKSEASQGESFFSSKDVLKKLRRYGISGVLSYGLLNTVYYLITFLLVWFYVAPVPGRMGYMAAAQRFLKVMAMVWAGSQVTKLVRAGGALALAPFVDRGLSWFTLKLKFESQGKASMVIVGFCFGLALTLFLVVTVLWA; this is encoded by the exons ATGTCTTTCTCGCTCAAACTCACGCCCAACTTCGTCCTCCACATCCCTGACCCTCATCgt gGTTTCAATGAGATTTCATTTTTAAGCATTTCTGGAATTCGCAATTCCAGAAGCCTTGTCTCTCAGAATTCCAAGAAACTCTCTTGCTCAATCAACGGCGATAACAACATT GTTTATGGCCCAACTGATGACGGCAATTATTCAACGAACAATGAGG GTTCGACGGCTGGAAAGAGTGAGGCTAGTCAAGGAGAATCGTTTTTTTCATCTAAAGA TGTGTTGAAGAAGTTGAGACGATATGGAATTTCTGGGGTGTTGTCTTATGGGCTCCTGAATACAGTTTACTACCTCATTACCTTTCTCTTGGTTTG GTTTTATGTTGCCCCCGTGCCTGGTAGAATGGGTTATATGGCAGCTGCTCAGAG ATTTCTCAAGGTTATGGCCATGGTTTGGGCAGGAAGCCAAGTGACTAAGCTTGTTAGAGCTGGCGG GGCCCTTGCTCTTGCCCCATTTGTAGACAGAGGATTGTCGTGGTTCACTCTCAAATTAAAGTTTGAATCTCAGGGAAAG GCTTCCATGGTGATTGTAGGATTTTGTTTTGGGCTGGCTTTGACGCTGTTTTTGGTCGTGACAGTGCTTTGGGCATAG